The Haloarcula sp. CBA1127 genomic interval GGTCCCATGGCCCACGGCATCGAGAATCGTCGCCTCTGAGTTAGTGAGCATCTGGACGATGAGGTCGACGTGGTCGACCCACTCCATCCTGAACAGCCACTCGTCCTCAAAGTCGCCCAGCAGTTCGACGTTGTCAACGGAGGGGTCCGCTTCGAGTGTCTGCTCGATGTCCTCGCGCTGACTCCCACGGACCCACAGCATCGGCATGAGTGCGTCGTCACCGCTCGTGACGATCCGCTCGATTTCGAACTGCAGCTCCGGTAACTGTTCCAGCGAGTGATTGAGCGCTAGGTCGCTGGCCGGAACCGTCCCGGAGACGATGGTGGGCATAGATACCTGAACTGGGAGTGGCACGCTGGTATGTCTTTTCGTTGACTATTACGGGTCGGTAGCCACATGACCGTCTCATCGCTCGCCCAGCGGCTGCGTGTGCAAGCACGTCGGTGATGGGCATCCCGCCGGTAGCGACGACTGCAATGTCTACGATCCAGTTGACCGACGACGATGTCGGCAAGACAGTTGTCACGAGTACCGGCGACGAAATCGGCATCGTCAGCGGGTACAGATACGGCACCGCCTACGTTGACCCGGACCCCGGGCTGAAAACGACACTCCTGACGAAACTCGGCTGGGAAGACACCGACGCCGATGACGGTTACCCGCTGCAGACTGATGCCGTCGACACCATCACCGAGGACCAAATCCGTCTCAGCACGGACCTGTAACAGACAGACGGTCAGAAACCGGGGTATCGTGCTGCGACTGTTTTTGCATTTGAGGCCGAACGGGGAGGCGGTGACAAACCGTGTTGCTCGTTCGTGCCGTCGGTCGCCGTTATTTGACCATCGCTTCACAGGCCTCAGCACACTCTGAAAGGACCTCCGCACAGGCACGGCAATGGTCGTGGTCGTGCTGCTGACACTCTTTGGCACACTCCCGACAAACTGTCGCGCAGAGTCCGGCCATCGCTTCTCGGTGTGATGACCCTCGCGCGAGGAGCTTGCAGTGGAGGGCTGCGACGTCCGTCACGTCATGACAGTGGCGAATACACTCGGTCATGCCGTCAAGTTCCGCACACTTGTCGGCACACCACTCGCACACGTCGACTGCTTCTCGACACAGTTTCAGACACTCGCGTTCCCGCTCGCTCAGATGTGCTGCGTCAGTGAGGGGCTGTGACATTACGGTCTTTGCTACTGCCTGTTCGTCTACGAGAGTGCGGCCTGCATGCGAAAGCTGGCCTGTCAGCCACAGGATAGCTGGTGTCACAGCCCGTTTCGGGCTGGCGACACGGTTTGCGGCCCCAGCTCGGGACTTGCAGTTGTGCAA includes:
- a CDS encoding helix-turn-helix domain-containing protein, whose translation is MPTIVSGTVPASDLALNHSLEQLPELQFEIERIVTSGDDALMPMLWVRGSQREDIEQTLEADPSVDNVELLGDFEDEWLFRMEWVDHVDLIVQMLTNSEATILDAVGHGTAWKLRVLYPRRSLFSKTHDFCAEHNLAFEVSSIRELDEDPAGRYGLTSAQYEILAEASDRGYFEVPREVDLSELADALGITHQAASERLRRATDALVEDVLFVDFD
- a CDS encoding PRC-barrel domain containing protein, producing the protein MSTIQLTDDDVGKTVVTSTGDEIGIVSGYRYGTAYVDPDPGLKTTLLTKLGWEDTDADDGYPLQTDAVDTITEDQIRLSTDL
- a CDS encoding four-helix bundle copper-binding protein, with the translated sequence MSQPLTDAAHLSERERECLKLCREAVDVCEWCADKCAELDGMTECIRHCHDVTDVAALHCKLLARGSSHREAMAGLCATVCRECAKECQQHDHDHCRACAEVLSECAEACEAMVK